The following proteins come from a genomic window of Streptomyces liliiviolaceus:
- a CDS encoding DUF4429 domain-containing protein, whose amino-acid sequence MAEIIQRDGTWAFDGSTVRITPGLHRSVPLFRQTYGEIAVPLEAVAGVVYEPERKRGRLRLRLREGADPLLQATGGRLPDAADPYRLSVDIDRSGVAEYVAEEIRHALLIEQIPKEPAGAYLLPGPPVPVSVRSSDGTVSFDGARVRIDWSDTSDRVKRATGPRIIGLPDLVQVEWLPNSGYEDGFLRFVTDDSVFSKLPPEKDPFALDLWGSARRDLLTALVATAVMARLPHPSARTAGRHGRGELVRGDPSLLLAAAPGDSVPPQVPRTPRAQQGPQARPSTPEGIHDVLLRRLRELGELHRDGVLTDEEFATTKAAVLRDFR is encoded by the coding sequence ATGGCCGAGATCATCCAGCGCGACGGGACCTGGGCCTTCGACGGCAGCACGGTCCGGATCACCCCGGGACTGCACCGTTCCGTGCCGCTGTTCCGGCAGACGTACGGAGAGATCGCCGTGCCCCTCGAAGCGGTCGCGGGCGTCGTCTACGAGCCCGAACGCAAGCGTGGCCGGCTGCGGCTGAGGCTTCGCGAGGGCGCCGACCCGCTCCTCCAGGCGACCGGGGGCAGGCTGCCCGACGCGGCGGATCCGTACCGGCTGTCGGTGGACATCGACCGTTCGGGGGTCGCCGAGTACGTCGCGGAGGAGATCCGGCACGCCCTGCTCATCGAACAGATCCCCAAGGAACCGGCCGGGGCGTATCTCCTGCCGGGCCCGCCGGTGCCCGTCTCGGTCCGCTCCAGCGACGGCACGGTCTCCTTCGACGGCGCCAGGGTCCGTATCGACTGGAGCGACACCTCGGACCGGGTGAAGCGCGCGACGGGCCCGCGCATCATCGGCCTGCCGGATCTGGTGCAGGTGGAGTGGCTGCCCAACTCCGGTTACGAGGACGGCTTCCTGCGGTTCGTGACGGACGACTCGGTGTTCTCCAAACTGCCGCCGGAGAAGGACCCGTTCGCGCTCGACCTGTGGGGCAGCGCGCGCCGCGATCTGCTCACGGCACTCGTCGCCACCGCGGTCATGGCCCGTCTCCCGCACCCGTCCGCCCGGACGGCCGGCCGACACGGTCGGGGCGAGCTCGTACGGGGAGATCCGTCCCTGCTGCTCGCTGCCGCGCCCGGCGACTCCGTACCGCCCCAGGTGCCCCGGACTCCCCGCGCGCAGCAAGGACCCCAGGCGCGTCCATCGACGCCGGAGGGTATTCACGACGTACTCCTGCGCCGGCTGCGGGAGTTGGGCGAGTTGCATCGGGACGGCGTGCTCACCGACGAGGAGTTCGCGACGACGAAAGCGGCCGTGCTGCGCGACTTCCGGTGA
- a CDS encoding DoxX family protein, producing the protein MAHGMRMDTHSGYSDDGGGGDWRDTATRYALLPLRVFLGVTFIYAGLDKLTDSAFMSDSGAGSIGDMMRAVRDSSAIPALIDLSLKNPVGFGYAIALGELAVGIGTLIGLLARLAAVGGALISLSLWLTMSWAADPYYYGNDLPYLMAWLPLVLAGAGVYSVDASLRSRRRRRAGAY; encoded by the coding sequence ATGGCTCACGGCATGCGCATGGACACGCACTCCGGATACTCGGACGACGGCGGCGGCGGGGACTGGCGGGACACCGCGACGCGGTACGCGCTGCTGCCCCTGCGCGTCTTCCTCGGCGTCACCTTCATCTACGCGGGGCTCGACAAACTCACCGACAGCGCCTTCATGTCCGACTCCGGCGCCGGCTCCATCGGCGACATGATGCGCGCGGTCCGTGACTCCTCGGCGATCCCCGCCCTGATCGACCTCTCTCTCAAGAACCCCGTCGGCTTCGGCTACGCCATCGCTCTCGGCGAGCTCGCGGTGGGCATCGGCACCCTGATCGGCCTGCTGGCCCGCCTCGCCGCGGTCGGCGGGGCACTGATCTCGCTCAGCCTCTGGCTGACGATGAGCTGGGCGGCTGACCCGTACTACTACGGCAACGACCTCCCCTATCTGATGGCCTGGCTGCCCCTGGTACTGGCCGGAGCGGGCGTGTACTCGGTGGACGCGTCCCTGCGCTCCCGCCGACGGCGCAGGGCGGGCGCCTACTAG
- a CDS encoding class II aldolase/adducin family protein: MHGPTPPLPLPTDRLRFAMPPMHESLDDERRHRKERLAGALRLFGRLGFEDGVSGHITARDPEYSDCFWVNPFGMPFKHVTVGDLVMANADGQVLEGRYHVNQAAFTVHAQVHAARPDVVAVAHCHSVHGRALSALGDLLDPITQESCAFYEDHALYDAYSGVAVDAEEGRRIATALGSFKALVLRNHGLLTVGDSVDAAAWWFLSMERSSQVQLTARAAGRPVLIDHKQAVATREQTGGDLVAWINYQPLWQDISRSEPDLLS, from the coding sequence ATGCACGGGCCCACACCGCCCCTGCCCCTTCCCACCGACAGACTGCGGTTCGCGATGCCGCCCATGCACGAGTCGCTCGACGACGAGCGCCGGCACCGCAAGGAACGCCTCGCGGGCGCGCTGCGGCTCTTCGGACGGCTCGGCTTCGAGGACGGGGTCTCCGGCCACATCACCGCGCGCGACCCGGAGTACAGCGACTGCTTCTGGGTGAACCCGTTCGGAATGCCCTTCAAGCATGTCACCGTCGGGGACCTGGTGATGGCCAACGCGGACGGGCAGGTGCTGGAGGGCCGCTATCACGTGAACCAGGCCGCGTTCACCGTGCACGCCCAGGTGCACGCGGCCCGGCCCGACGTCGTCGCGGTCGCCCACTGCCACTCGGTGCACGGCCGCGCCCTGTCCGCGCTCGGCGATCTCCTCGACCCGATCACCCAGGAGAGCTGCGCGTTCTACGAGGACCACGCGCTGTACGACGCCTACTCGGGGGTCGCCGTGGACGCCGAGGAGGGGCGGCGCATCGCCACCGCGCTCGGCTCGTTCAAGGCGCTCGTGCTGCGCAACCACGGGCTGCTGACGGTCGGCGACTCGGTGGACGCGGCGGCCTGGTGGTTCCTGTCCATGGAACGCTCCAGCCAGGTGCAGCTCACCGCCCGCGCGGCCGGACGGCCGGTGCTGATCGACCACAAGCAGGCGGTCGCGACACGGGAACAGACCGGCGGGGACCTGGTGGCGTGGATCAACTACCAGCCGCTGTGGCAGGACATCAGCCGCAGCGAGCCGGACCTGCTGTCCTGA
- a CDS encoding pyridoxamine 5'-phosphate oxidase family protein: protein MTRTTSNWAAFTAAEQDLARTVEERFAAFTHHVLATLRKDGSPRTSGLEVRFLNGELWLGMMPDSRKALDLRRDPRFALQANPGPGTDAGGGDVRIAGRAIEVEDPREKAGYGEEVKPPEPFHLFRTELTEVVRTYVENDTYLVVQIWQPGVPVRTLRRT from the coding sequence ATGACTCGTACGACGTCGAACTGGGCGGCCTTCACCGCCGCGGAGCAGGATCTCGCCAGGACCGTCGAGGAACGGTTCGCGGCCTTCACGCACCACGTCCTGGCGACCCTCCGCAAGGACGGGTCGCCCCGCACGTCCGGTCTGGAGGTCCGCTTCCTGAACGGGGAGCTGTGGCTCGGCATGATGCCGGACTCGCGCAAGGCGCTGGACCTGCGCCGGGACCCGCGGTTCGCCCTGCAGGCGAACCCGGGGCCGGGCACGGACGCGGGCGGCGGAGACGTACGGATCGCGGGCCGCGCGATCGAGGTCGAGGATCCACGGGAGAAGGCCGGGTACGGCGAAGAGGTGAAACCGCCGGAGCCGTTCCACCTCTTCCGCACCGAACTGACGGAGGTCGTACGGACCTACGTCGAGAACGACACGTATCTGGTCGTCCAGATCTGGCAGCCCGGAGTGCCGGTGCGCACCCTCAGGCGGACCTGA
- a CDS encoding PspC domain-containing protein yields the protein MSDQQHAAERPGPGPGPGPGASAATGPNSGPQDSPPAADARADTAAPTAPTAGEEPRAPEVPRGFRRDRRHRMLGGVCAGLGRQCDMDPVIFRVVLAVLSATGGLGLIFYGFAWLFVPYDDEEENEVRKLLTGRVEGQALAGVLFALVGCGVFLSMLNNASVLTFATTLSLLLAGAGYWSRQRGTDVPDPSPSSRVRSGRGGPIAAQAVADAPPEAQAPPVPAAFPSWWREPIVKDGTYEGGTGYLWGPKGTWDRDIAAAVTIAHGGGSDRDIRTRNAKPRGPRGIGGRVFLLALIAGALGTRLTWDDHTLGTSLQTGLACALAVFGLGIAVSSFRGRTGAGSIFLAIVTAGLLACSAALPADITTHWERVDWTPATAAAVQEQYDLGTGVGTLDLSRIDLGKGRTVTTNAEVGMGQLKVVVPKDVTVRLNIEVGVGDIQLPGEDRQDVDVAPGKHKELTLTPAEGSKDGGTLDLTLEVGLGQAEVARATS from the coding sequence ATGAGCGATCAGCAGCACGCCGCGGAGCGTCCGGGGCCCGGGCCGGGCCCCGGACCCGGCGCGAGTGCGGCCACGGGTCCGAACAGCGGGCCGCAGGACTCCCCGCCGGCGGCGGACGCCCGGGCGGACACAGCCGCACCCACCGCACCCACCGCCGGTGAGGAGCCGCGTGCGCCCGAGGTTCCGCGCGGGTTCCGGCGCGACCGGCGGCACCGGATGCTGGGCGGTGTGTGCGCGGGGCTGGGGCGGCAGTGCGACATGGACCCGGTGATCTTCCGGGTCGTGCTCGCGGTGCTCTCCGCGACCGGCGGGCTCGGCCTCATCTTCTACGGCTTCGCCTGGCTCTTCGTCCCGTACGACGACGAGGAGGAGAACGAGGTGCGCAAGCTCCTCACCGGCCGCGTCGAAGGCCAGGCGCTGGCGGGCGTGCTGTTCGCCCTGGTCGGCTGCGGTGTCTTCCTCTCCATGCTGAACAACGCGAGCGTGCTCACCTTCGCGACGACGCTCTCGCTGCTCCTCGCGGGCGCCGGCTACTGGTCGCGGCAGCGCGGCACCGACGTCCCCGATCCGTCCCCCAGCTCCCGGGTGCGCTCGGGCAGGGGCGGGCCCATAGCCGCGCAGGCCGTCGCCGACGCTCCGCCCGAGGCGCAGGCACCGCCCGTGCCCGCCGCCTTCCCCTCCTGGTGGCGGGAGCCCATCGTCAAGGACGGGACGTACGAGGGCGGCACGGGCTATCTGTGGGGGCCCAAGGGCACATGGGACCGGGACATCGCGGCGGCGGTCACCATCGCGCACGGCGGCGGCTCCGACCGGGACATACGGACACGGAACGCCAAGCCGCGCGGCCCCCGCGGGATCGGCGGCCGGGTGTTCCTGCTCGCCCTGATCGCGGGCGCGCTCGGTACGCGTCTCACCTGGGACGACCACACACTCGGCACCAGCCTGCAGACCGGCCTGGCCTGTGCGCTCGCCGTGTTCGGCCTGGGCATCGCGGTCAGCTCGTTCCGCGGGCGTACGGGAGCGGGGTCGATCTTCCTCGCGATCGTCACGGCGGGGCTGCTGGCCTGCTCGGCGGCGCTGCCTGCGGACATCACGACCCACTGGGAGCGGGTGGACTGGACACCGGCGACGGCGGCGGCCGTACAGGAGCAGTACGACCTCGGCACGGGCGTCGGCACGCTCGACCTCAGCCGGATCGACCTCGGCAAGGGCCGCACCGTGACGACGAACGCCGAGGTGGGCATGGGGCAGCTCAAGGTCGTCGTACCGAAGGACGTGACGGTGAGGCTGAACATCGAAGTGGGCGTCGGGGACATCCAGTTGCCGGGTGAGGACAGACAGGACGTGGACGTGGCTCCCGGCAAGCACAAGGAACTGACGCTCACGCCCGCGGAGGGGAGCAAGGACGGCGGCACGCTCGACCTCACTCTCGAAGTCGGCCTGGGACAGGCGGAGGTGGCCCGTGCGACGTCATGA
- the guaA gene encoding glutamine-hydrolyzing GMP synthase, with protein sequence MPEASPAATPDTVLVVDFGAQYAQLIARRVREARVYSEIVPSTMPVDEILAKNPAAIILSGGPSSVYAEGAPRLDRALFEAGVPVFGMCYGFQLMATTLGGTVDNTGAREYGRTQLHVSKSGSTLFEGTPDEQSVWMSHGDACSAAPEGFTVTGSTDVVPVAAFENDEKKLYGVQYHPEVMHSTHGQQVLEHFLYRGAGLSPDWTTGNVIEEQIALIREQVGDKRAICGLSGGVDSAVAAALVQKAIGTQLTCVYVDHGLMRKGETEQVEKDFVAATGVQLKVVDAEERFLTALKGVSDPEEKRKIIGREFIRVFEQAQAEIIADEGPEVAFLVQGTLYPDVVESGGGTGTANIKSHHNVGGLPEDLEFQLIEPLRQLFKDEVRMVGQELGLPDEIVQRQPFPGPGLGIRIVGAVDKERLDLLREADAIAREELTAAGLDRDIWQCPVVLLADVRSVGVQGDGRTYGHPIVLRPVSSEDAMTADWSRLPYDVLAKISTRITNEVADVNRVVLDVTSKPPGTIEWE encoded by the coding sequence GTGCCAGAAGCGTCCCCCGCCGCCACCCCCGACACCGTCCTGGTCGTCGACTTCGGCGCGCAGTACGCCCAGCTCATCGCCCGCCGAGTCCGTGAGGCCCGGGTCTACAGCGAGATCGTCCCGAGCACCATGCCGGTCGACGAGATCCTCGCCAAGAACCCCGCGGCGATCATCCTCTCCGGCGGCCCCTCGTCGGTGTACGCGGAAGGCGCCCCCCGCCTGGACCGCGCGCTCTTCGAGGCCGGCGTCCCCGTCTTCGGCATGTGCTACGGCTTCCAGCTGATGGCGACCACCCTCGGCGGCACGGTCGACAACACGGGCGCCCGCGAGTACGGCCGTACCCAGCTGCACGTCAGCAAGTCCGGCTCGACGCTCTTCGAGGGCACCCCGGACGAGCAGTCGGTGTGGATGTCGCACGGCGACGCCTGCTCCGCCGCCCCCGAGGGCTTCACCGTCACCGGCTCCACGGACGTCGTCCCGGTCGCGGCCTTCGAGAACGACGAGAAGAAGCTGTACGGGGTCCAGTACCACCCCGAGGTCATGCACTCCACGCACGGCCAGCAGGTGCTCGAACACTTCCTGTACCGGGGCGCGGGCCTGAGCCCGGACTGGACCACCGGCAACGTCATCGAGGAGCAGATCGCGCTGATCCGCGAGCAGGTCGGCGACAAGCGCGCCATCTGCGGCCTCTCCGGCGGCGTGGACTCCGCGGTCGCCGCGGCCCTCGTGCAGAAGGCCATCGGCACCCAGCTGACCTGCGTGTACGTCGACCACGGTCTGATGCGCAAGGGCGAGACCGAGCAGGTCGAGAAGGACTTCGTGGCGGCGACCGGCGTACAGCTGAAGGTCGTGGACGCGGAGGAGCGCTTCCTCACCGCCCTCAAGGGCGTCTCGGACCCCGAGGAGAAGCGGAAGATCATCGGCCGCGAGTTCATCCGGGTCTTCGAGCAGGCCCAGGCGGAGATCATCGCGGACGAGGGCCCGGAGGTGGCCTTCCTGGTCCAGGGCACGCTCTACCCCGACGTGGTCGAGTCCGGTGGCGGTACGGGCACCGCCAACATCAAGTCCCACCACAACGTGGGCGGGCTCCCCGAAGACCTTGAGTTCCAGCTGATCGAACCGCTGCGCCAGCTCTTCAAGGACGAGGTCCGGATGGTCGGCCAGGAGCTCGGCCTGCCGGACGAGATCGTCCAGCGCCAGCCGTTCCCCGGCCCCGGCCTCGGCATCCGCATCGTCGGCGCGGTCGACAAGGAGCGGCTCGACCTGCTCCGCGAGGCCGACGCCATCGCCCGTGAGGAGCTGACGGCGGCCGGTCTCGACCGCGACATCTGGCAGTGTCCGGTCGTGCTGCTCGCCGACGTCCGCTCCGTCGGGGTCCAGGGCGACGGCCGCACGTACGGCCATCCGATCGTGCTGCGGCCCGTCTCCTCCGAGGACGCGATGACCGCCGACTGGTCGCGTCTTCCGTACGACGTCCTCGCGAAGATCTCGACCCGCATCACGAACGAGGTCGCGGACGTCAACCGCGTCGTCCTCGACGTGACGTCGAAGCCGCCGGGCACCATCGAGTGGGAGTAG
- a CDS encoding chorismate mutase, translated as MSAATPAAAPTDKTGARTEEAADVITGARDRIDALDDRIIGLVQERMAVSAVIQEARITSGGRRVNLSREMEVLGHYREALGKPGTALAMTLLELCRGRI; from the coding sequence ATGAGCGCAGCCACCCCCGCCGCAGCCCCCACGGACAAGACCGGCGCCCGCACCGAAGAGGCCGCCGACGTCATCACCGGCGCCCGCGACCGCATCGACGCCCTCGACGACCGCATCATCGGCCTGGTCCAGGAACGCATGGCCGTCTCGGCGGTCATCCAGGAGGCCCGGATCACCTCCGGTGGCCGCCGGGTGAACCTGTCGCGCGAGATGGAGGTCCTCGGCCACTACAGGGAGGCCCTGGGCAAGCCCGGCACCGCGCTCGCGATGACGCTCCTAGAACTGTGCCGGGGCCGCATCTGA